atgtacctgaagacagcagtactgaatttcgaataataaattttattcaggtattcactgcaatttctgctcttataaaatgtaaaaaatgtgatggaaatgtagtgtttcaaacagcaagtacacgtgggctgggattcaaaattgtagttgcatgtaataactgtggaaatgaatatattccttcctgttgaaaatatgaaatctgctataatggcaaccttttatcactacggctcgagtgatgaaaaaccgaatcatgatatgtgtccaaaaggcgaagaatcttggtgctcttaccagcgcgctgaagcaagaggagagcttgatacctattctcacgattattctcccttaccttctgatgttttaaaagctatcaagcctatatacgaagatcttagtaatgaaaatttactttcaagatgtgtaggtggattcaatcagaataataatgaaagctttaaccaactagtatggaaaatatgcccaaaaacggtaaatactagttttactatcgtacaaatagctgtatacgttgctatgtgtatatttaatgagggtataaattcattattagtcttgatgaatacactaggacttaattgtgggcctaattctcatcggtatgcagaaagaatggatgctgcacgtatcaaagtagcagataagcgcgctaatgataacgcccgagaaggtcgattgcaacgtaggcaccagcaaatcgatattttggaagctgctatgacggctgaagagctattatatggtccaggaatagatgactcagtgtaagttattaaataattcttataattcgacataaatccatagcaaaactttaaatgcgtttttctcaaaactatgttttctgaactggtgatcactgtaacttaaaaactgctcggtagatttcaataaaatttattgtacttttgaaatacattaaaaactcgtgcctgatcgaaggatttttttttttttcaaaaatttcgattttttttaacaataaactgtcggtttttttctcgaaaatttgaaaaaaatttcctgaggccgccattttgttaatttcgaaaaaaaaaaaaaaagcttcgatcaggcacaagattatctattaataaaactaatttttcttgtccgattgattttagatgaatctccaaggacttatgatgatcaccgcaaaggacttcgggaggaacgggctctacaaaaacagcgataactttttgaattattaatttttttttttgaaattttcgtgaagtcaaatcgaaacgtgttctaataaagctatgtttttatttttgtcaaataaagtaattaactacaaaaaaaaaattattgaaaatcatcattttttcaggcctctgagtacccctaaccccttaattTCTTTGTACATATAACATCAGTCACCCTGTACTGAAACTGTGTTGGATTTCTATTCGGGTCTCAATTACAGCGAGATCGTTATCAGTGCAACATTAGATTCTAAATGGACTGTAGAATGCGATTGTCGCACACGTGACAGTACTCTGTAATACTATTGTACCTTCCATACTGTTCAAGATCGAGGTTTGTATTAAACTCcaaccaaatatatatatatatatatgtgtgtgtgtgtgtatatgtgtACATAGATATACTAAATAACATGAAGCAactatatacatgtataaatatatgtgtagcGATGAGTTTGAATGTATATAAAGCGACCCTTAAGGGTCGCTCGTATGAACATAACATATGTGGTCAAaatgtatgtaaaaatatttgataaaaatcagaaaatatatgtggccaatttaactaccttttctaatatatttttatttatattaaaaaatataatattcatcatatataagcccgtatatgtttagcatatataaaatatatatatatggggcatccATGCGAAATCACCGAGGTTTTGACCCAacccccttcgatttcgctgaaacttttttatcattttttatcct
The DNA window shown above is from Microplitis mediator isolate UGA2020A chromosome 1, iyMicMedi2.1, whole genome shotgun sequence and carries:
- the LOC130667076 gene encoding uncharacterized protein LOC130667076 isoform X1 encodes the protein MNIFLPVENMKSAIMATFYHYGSSDEKPNHDMCPKGEESWCSYQRAEARGELDTYSHDYSPLPSDVLKAIKPIYEDLSNENLLSRCVGGFNQNNNESFNQLVWKICPKTVNTSFTIVQIAVYVAMCIFNEGINSLLVLMNTLGLNCGPNSHRYAERMDAARIKVADKRANDNAREGRLQRRHQQIDILEAAMTAEELLYGPGIDDSV
- the LOC130667076 gene encoding uncharacterized protein LOC130667076 isoform X2, which translates into the protein MENMPKNVLMNTLGLNCGPNSHRYAERMDAARIKVADKRANDNAREGRLQRRHQQIDILEAAMTAEELLYGPGIDDSV